In Candidatus Omnitrophota bacterium, the genomic stretch GTACGATCTTAAGAACAAGGCTAACGCTTGACGATCTAAGCGCGGAGAGCCTCGCGCATATCTGGAGATCTGCGGACTGGCTCGAACGCGAAGTATACGACCTTTTCGGCGTAAAGTTCTTGAACCACCCGGACCTAAAAAGGATACTCAATCCAGACGATTGGACAATACACCCGTTAAGGAAAACTTAAGGACCGAGGAATTCTGGGTCAATATGGGGCCGCAGCACCCCTCGACCCACGGCGTCCTCTATCTCGAGGTCAGGTTAAGCGGCGAGACCGTCGTCGACCTCATTACCCATATCGGTTATCTCCACCGCGGCATGGAGAAGATAGCCGAGAACCGCACCTATACCCAGTTCATACCTTATACCGACAGGCTCGACTACGTCGCGTCGATGACGAACAACCTCGGCTATGTCCTCGCCGTAGAAAAGCTCATGAAGGCGGAAATACCGGAGCGCGCGAAATACATCCGCGTCATCGTCGCCGAACTACAGAGGATAGCCAGCCATCTCGTCGGCATCACGACTTTCACGCAGGACCTCGGCGCGTTCGCCACTCCCCTCTTCTACGGGTTCCGCGAGCGCGAGAAGATACTTGATCTCTTCGACGAGCTGTGCGGCAACCGCCTTACGTATGATTATATGAGGATAGGCGGCGTCCAGTTCGACCTGCCGAAAGGGGCGGGCGGGAAGATAAGGGGCATAGTCAAATATATGGGACCGAAGATAGACGACCTCGAAAACCTGTTCAGTTCCAACGCCATATTTGTCGCGAGGACTAAAGGCGTAGGCGTCCTCACCAAAGAAAAAGCCCTAAATTACAGCGTGACCGGCCCTAACCTCCGCGCCTCAGGCGTGAAATGGGACCTGCGCAAGGATGAGCCATACCTTTGTTATGACAGGTTCAATTTCGATATTCCGACGGGATCGAACGGGGATTCGTGGGACAGGTATAAGGTGAGGATCGAGGAGATGAGACAGAGCCTGCGCATAATCGAACAGGCGTTGGATGGGCTGCCGGAAGGCGACCCCACGGTCAAGATCGGCCGCGTAATAAAACCAGCTCCCGGCGAAGTATATATGAGGACGGAGGCGCCGCGCGGCGAATTGGGTTTTTATATCGTAAGCGACGGTTCGGCCGTTCCCTATCGCATGAAGATACGTTCCCCCTCCTTCTCTAACCTTGCCGTGCTTTCGGAACTGGTAAAAGGCGCAAAAGTAGCCGATGTCGTCTGCGTGCTGGGAAGCCTTGATATCGTCGTGGGAGATACGGACAGGTAATGGTCTCGATACTTACGTTCATAGTGATGATTGTCGTCGGCGCGGTAGTCCTCGGATTTATCGCGGTATCGGCGATGTTCCTTATATGGTGGGAACGCAAGGTAGCGGCCCATATCCAGACCAGGTACGGCCCGATGCGGGTCGGCTGGCACGGGGCCTTACAGTCGGTAGCAGATGTCATAAAACTGCTCTTAAAAGAAAATATCACGCCTGAAGGGGTAGATAAGCCGGTCTGGTGGCTCGCGCCGTTCTTCGCGGTCGTCCCGTCAGTAATGGTTTTTGTTTGTATCCCATTTGGAAATTTGTTCGGGATCGACCTGATACCGCGTGACCTGAACATCGGCATCCTGTATATAATTGCGCTCACCTCCGTCTGCGTCCTCGGGATATTCATGGCAGGATGGGGCTCGAACAATAAATATTCGCTCCTGGGCGGGATGCGCTCGGCCGCCCAGATAGTAAGTTACGAGGTCCCGCTGATAATATCGGTGGTGACCGCGGCTATGTTCGCCGGCACCCTCTCGATGCAGAAGATTGTCGAGGCGCAAAAAGGGATGTGGTTCGTCTTCCAGCCGAATATGGCGCTGGCGTTCCTCATATTCGTGATCTCCGCGACGGCAGAGATAAACCGGACGCCGTTCGACATACCCGAAGCCGAGTCGGAGCTGGTCGCCGGGTTCCACACGGAATATTCCGGGATGAAATTCGCGATGTTCTTCCTCGGCGAATACACTAATCTTTTTATTGTTTCCGCCCTCGCCGCGACATTATTCCTCGGCGGATGGCAGGGGCCGTTCTTGCCGCCAGTATTATGGTTCTTGATAAAGACGTACGGCGTCATAACCGTTTTGATGTGGGTCAGGTGGACCTTACCGAGGGTGCGCGTCGACCAGTTGATGGGTTTCGCCTGGAAGGTGCTCACGCCTATAGCGTTCGCGAACCTCGCGGTCGCGGGATGGGTATTGCTAAGATGATAAAATATTTCAAGGATATAATCACCGGCGCCTGGAGCCTTATAAGGGGGCTCTTGGTGACATTGAGGAATCTCTTTTCGAAGGCGGTCACCATCCAATACCCGACGCAGAAGCTCCGGATGGTTGATAGGTACCGCGGTCTCGTAGACCTGCGTATCGAAAAATGCATCAAGTGCTACATGTGCGTCAAGATATGCCCTACGGGATGCCTTTCTCTCGCGCATAAAGAGAACGCGGAGAAGAAAAAGGAGTTCGAGCACTTCAAATATAATATGGAGCTCTGCTGTTTCTGCGGCATGTGCGACCAGGTATGCCCGGCACAGGCGATATATATGAACAAGATGTATGAGATAGCGGTATACGGCCGGGATAAGATAACGCATATAGACCTTTTAAATACGGGGAAATACGATGAGTGGGCTCATCCAACTGTTAAATAACCTGCTGAATAATTACGGACTGCCGCAAGGGTTCATCGTCCAGGCGTCGTTCTATATCATCGCCGCGGCCGCGGTCATATCGGCCATCGGCGTCGTGACTTCGCGCAACATCTTCCATTGCGCGATCTTTTTGGCCGTCTCCCTCTTCTGCGTCGCCGGTGTCTACCTCTTCCTGGGCGCGGAATTCCTGGCCGTGGTCCAGGTCCTTATATACGTCGGCGCAATAGTGACATTATTCCTCTTCGCCATAATGCTGACCGCGAACATCGGCGACAGGTCGATAAGGCACACGAACAAACAGGTCCTGGCAGGCGGAGTGATCGCGATAATGATGTGTGCATTCTTTGTATTCATCATAATAGGCGAGCCGTGGAAGAAAGCGCTCGTACAGGCGCAGCCGCTGACCCTCCAGGAGATAGGCAAGTCGCTCATGTCCGTATACGCGCTGCCGTTCGAGGTCATATCCCTTATCCTGCTCGCCGCGCTTGTCGGGGCGATAGTAATAGGAAAGGTGAAGAAAGAATGATACCCCAGAGCCATTTCCTTATATTGGGCGCAGTATTGTTCGCGATAGGCCTGTACGGCGCGTTGACCCGCAGGACCGCCATCGGTATATTGATGTCTATCGAGCTCATCCTTAACGCGGCAAACATAAACCTCATCACCTTTAATAAGTTCCTGGGCAGCCCTGACGGGCTGGGCCAGATATTCGCGTTATTCGTCATTGCGATAGCGGCGGCATCGGCCGTGGTCGGCCTCGTGCTCGTGATCGCCGTATACAGGAACATGAAGACGATATTCACCGAAAAGATAAATATGCTGAAATGGTAAAATACGCGCATTTTATACCGCTCTTCCCGTTCATGGCTTTTGCCATAAACATCCTTTTCGGGCGCAGGCTCAAGAAGGCAAGCGCGCTCGTCTCTATAGCCGCCTCGTCTGTCGCCCTGGCCATCGCGGCCGTCACTTTCATCGGGAATCTAAACGGCGAAGGCTCTTATACCGTCGCGAAATGGATCTTCTTGAACGGGCTCCCGCTCGATTTCGGGATAACGGTGGATCCGCTCACATGCATGATGCTGCTGGTCGTCACTATCGTCGGGACCCTCATACAGATATATTCCATGGGATATATGCGCGATGACGCGAGGTACTCGAGGTTCTTCGCGTATATGTCGCTCTTTATGGGCTCGATGCTCGGCTTGCTGCTGGCCGATAATTTCGTCATGCTTTATATCTTCTGGGAAGGCGTAGGCCTCTGCTCCTACCTGTTGATATCGTTCTGGTTCGAGAGGCCCGCGGCCGCTAGGGCAGGCATGAAGGCGTTCATAACGACCAGGATAGGCGACACAGGGCTCCTGGTCGGCATACTGCTCCTCTTCTTCTCGGTAAAGACCCTCTATTTCAGGGACCTCGCGGGCCTGGCGATAAACGATGTCACGCTCACGGCCGTAGGCATACTCATATTCTGCGGCGCGGTCGGGAAATCGGCGCAATTTCCCCTGCACGTGTGGCTTCCTGACGCGATGGAAGGCCCGACCCCGGTCTCGGCGTTGATACACGCGGCCACAATGGTCGCGGCAGGCGTATATCTTATCGCGCGCTGCTACGGGCTGTTCATCTCCCACCATATCGCCCTGGTCTCCGTCGCATATGTCGGCGCGATAACGGCGTTCATGGCCGCCTCGATCGCGCTGGTCAATAACGACATAAAACGCATCCTCGCATATTCGACAATAAGCCAGCTTGGGCTTATGATGCTGGGCCTCGGAGTCGGCGGCTATGAGGCGGGCACTTTCCACCTGATGACCCACGCGTTCTTCAAGGCCCTGCTCTTCCTCTGCGCGGGAAGCATAATACATTCTATACACGTGGAGGGTGACCCTGCGATACATACCCAGGATATACGCAAGATGGGCGGGCTCTTCCCGAAGATGAAAATAACCGGCACGACGTTGATAATCGCGGGCCTGGCGATCGCCGGAATACCGCCGCTCTCAGGCTTCTGGTCGAAAGACGAACTCCTGTCCGAGATAATAAATACGGGGCATCCGGTCCTTTTCGCCGCGGCGTCGCTGACAAGCCTGATGACCGCGTTCTATATCTTCCGCCTTATCTTCCTCGTGTTATTCGGTAAAGCGCGGCCCGGCATGCGCGCCCATGAATCGCCGTATGTGATGACTATCCCGCTGGCTATCTTAGCCGTATTTTCGGTATTCGCCGGATTTTTCAGGCCGGTCCAGCCCGACTATCTCACGATGGGCGTATCGACGGCGATAGCCGTCATCGGTATAGGCCTCGCCTATTCTTTCTATATACTCAACAACAAGATACTCTCGGCCGACATCCGCGCCAGGTTCGGTTTCCTTTACAGGCTCCTCTCGAACAAATATTATATCGACGAGATATACGAGGCGGTATTCATAAAGCCCTGCTTCCGGCTCGCAGAATCCGCCGCCAAATTCGACCTTAACGTCGTTGACGGCGCCGTAAACCTCGCGGCTTATGTCTCGGTCGTCGTAAGCAGGATACA encodes the following:
- a CDS encoding NADH-quinone oxidoreductase subunit C, translated to MPADTGRQVDISKEALLETARRLKNEGFNDLHCITAVDRKDGIELVYIFYAMDKHACTILRTRLTLDDLSAESLAHIWRSADWLEREVYDLFGVKFLNHPDLKRILNPDDWTIHPLRKT
- a CDS encoding NADH-quinone oxidoreductase subunit D, translating into MGPQHPSTHGVLYLEVRLSGETVVDLITHIGYLHRGMEKIAENRTYTQFIPYTDRLDYVASMTNNLGYVLAVEKLMKAEIPERAKYIRVIVAELQRIASHLVGITTFTQDLGAFATPLFYGFREREKILDLFDELCGNRLTYDYMRIGGVQFDLPKGAGGKIRGIVKYMGPKIDDLENLFSSNAIFVARTKGVGVLTKEKALNYSVTGPNLRASGVKWDLRKDEPYLCYDRFNFDIPTGSNGDSWDRYKVRIEEMRQSLRIIEQALDGLPEGDPTVKIGRVIKPAPGEVYMRTEAPRGELGFYIVSDGSAVPYRMKIRSPSFSNLAVLSELVKGAKVADVVCVLGSLDIVVGDTDR
- the nuoH gene encoding NADH-quinone oxidoreductase subunit NuoH, producing MVSILTFIVMIVVGAVVLGFIAVSAMFLIWWERKVAAHIQTRYGPMRVGWHGALQSVADVIKLLLKENITPEGVDKPVWWLAPFFAVVPSVMVFVCIPFGNLFGIDLIPRDLNIGILYIIALTSVCVLGIFMAGWGSNNKYSLLGGMRSAAQIVSYEVPLIISVVTAAMFAGTLSMQKIVEAQKGMWFVFQPNMALAFLIFVISATAEINRTPFDIPEAESELVAGFHTEYSGMKFAMFFLGEYTNLFIVSALAATLFLGGWQGPFLPPVLWFLIKTYGVITVLMWVRWTLPRVRVDQLMGFAWKVLTPIAFANLAVAGWVLLR
- a CDS encoding 4Fe-4S dicluster domain-containing protein is translated as MIKYFKDIITGAWSLIRGLLVTLRNLFSKAVTIQYPTQKLRMVDRYRGLVDLRIEKCIKCYMCVKICPTGCLSLAHKENAEKKKEFEHFKYNMELCCFCGMCDQVCPAQAIYMNKMYEIAVYGRDKITHIDLLNTGKYDEWAHPTVK
- a CDS encoding NADH-quinone oxidoreductase subunit J: MSGLIQLLNNLLNNYGLPQGFIVQASFYIIAAAAVISAIGVVTSRNIFHCAIFLAVSLFCVAGVYLFLGAEFLAVVQVLIYVGAIVTLFLFAIMLTANIGDRSIRHTNKQVLAGGVIAIMMCAFFVFIIIGEPWKKALVQAQPLTLQEIGKSLMSVYALPFEVISLILLAALVGAIVIGKVKKE
- the nuoK gene encoding NADH-quinone oxidoreductase subunit NuoK; this encodes MIPQSHFLILGAVLFAIGLYGALTRRTAIGILMSIELILNAANINLITFNKFLGSPDGLGQIFALFVIAIAAASAVVGLVLVIAVYRNMKTIFTEKINMLKW
- the nuoL gene encoding NADH-quinone oxidoreductase subunit L, giving the protein MVKYAHFIPLFPFMAFAINILFGRRLKKASALVSIAASSVALAIAAVTFIGNLNGEGSYTVAKWIFLNGLPLDFGITVDPLTCMMLLVVTIVGTLIQIYSMGYMRDDARYSRFFAYMSLFMGSMLGLLLADNFVMLYIFWEGVGLCSYLLISFWFERPAAARAGMKAFITTRIGDTGLLVGILLLFFSVKTLYFRDLAGLAINDVTLTAVGILIFCGAVGKSAQFPLHVWLPDAMEGPTPVSALIHAATMVAAGVYLIARCYGLFISHHIALVSVAYVGAITAFMAASIALVNNDIKRILAYSTISQLGLMMLGLGVGGYEAGTFHLMTHAFFKALLFLCAGSIIHSIHVEGDPAIHTQDIRKMGGLFPKMKITGTTLIIAGLAIAGIPPLSGFWSKDELLSEIINTGHPVLFAAASLTSLMTAFYIFRLIFLVLFGKARPGMRAHESPYVMTIPLAILAVFSVFAGFFRPVQPDYLTMGVSTAIAVIGIGLAYSFYILNNKILSADIRARFGFLYRLLSNKYYIDEIYEAVFIKPCFRLAESAAKFDLNVVDGAVNLAAYVSVVVSRIQSWFDLYIVDGIVNMAANITWLCSAILRRLQTGLVQNYILIAFFGLAIIILIKLIGG